One genomic segment of Musa acuminata AAA Group cultivar baxijiao chromosome BXJ3-3, Cavendish_Baxijiao_AAA, whole genome shotgun sequence includes these proteins:
- the LOC135585633 gene encoding squamosa promoter-binding-like protein 9 isoform X2 has translation MEAPELLDFAVDDEEDGTLFPAWEFGASDLPTPCPLPATVPPPILPSPRAAAGEGSEPVGKRDPRLLCSNFLEGRVPCSCPAADEVEPAEWGDKPMAGAVGGDRKRARKARATPVAALRCQVPGCEADIGELKGYHRRHRVCLRCACAPCVVLDGQSKRYCLQCGKFHMLSDFEEGKRSCRRKLERHNKRRRRRHTDGVSMMGKEKDPHGSLQMNVSCVDKSMTEMLFGVACHTEEKVINNKPMERKVLHESDDGCDTKFNLLSGFTTICGNSFLSFAASSEPQNEEKDDNPKSPISSTLCNSKSTYSSTCPTGRVSFKLYDWNPAEFPRQLRHQIFKWLESMPVELEGYIRPGCTFMTIFIAMPDFMWEKLSQDVAGCIENLIYAPESLLVRRGNIHIYLCDTIVQILKDQKPLMNTRMEVQVPRLHYVYPTLFEAGRPVEFIACGTNLNRAKLRFLVSFAGKYLELSSCLAISHRITKPCNISDTDHICDDENEMFQINIPQTDSDVFGPAFLEVENELGVSNFIPVLFGSKLICSEFERISRAIFDSCCSDGIYRTTNIDATSYSGNSFVSKQIGIPALLLDIAWVLQEPGLEKREQLLSSTSIHRLVNLLKFLLQIKSLILMEVVLHYVDGINSLSLHEVNNTLDGDWLLFLNYINQAREVLSQRTTQHMRSESGSRNLSPCPHFSQSSRENDTKDSMLSANQEFVREDEDSVELTLSPSNQENHEAISLVAVARKRTSICCQLQIDDRWKKGSWGSTLFRKASMHVALAVGVGAIICFVACLTLFHSQKAGGFAVSIRSHLFNH, from the exons ATGGAGGCCCCGGAGCTTCTTGACTTCGCCGTCGACGACGAGGAAGACGGTACCCTCTTCCCCGCCTGGGAGTTCGGGGCGTCTGACCTCCCGACGCCTTGTCCGCTGCCTGCTACCGTTCCTCCGCCCATCCTTCCGTCGCCCCGCGCTGCGGCCGGAGAGGGGTCAGAGCCGGTTGGGAAGCGAGACCCGAGGCTCTTGTGCTCGAATTTCTTGGAGGGACGGGTCCCTTGCTCGTGTCCGGCGGCGGACGAGGTGGAGCCGGCGGAGTGGGGGGACAAGCCGATGGCGGGCGCCGTTGGAGGCGACCGGAAGCGGGCGAGGAAGGCGCGAGCGACGCCGGTGGCCGCTTTGCGGTGTCAGGTCCCTGGGTGCGAGGCCGATATCGGGGAGCTCAAGGGTTACCATCGGCGGCACCGTGTCTGTCTCCGGTGTGCTTGCGCTCCGTGCGTGGTTCTTGATGGTCAGAGCAAGCGGTACTGTCTGCAATGTGGCAA GTTTCACATGCTGTCAGATTTCGAGGAGGGTAAACGTAGCTGTAGAAGAAAATTAGAGCGTCACAATAAAAGAAGGCGGAGAAGACACACTGATGGTGTATCCATGATGGGAAAAGAGAAGGATCCTCATGGAAGCCTGCAAATGAACGTTTCTTGCGTTGATAAATCTATGACAG AGATGTTGTTTGGAGTTGCATGCCACACAGAAGAAAAAGTCATAAACAACAAACCAATGGAGAGGAAAGTTCTACATGAATCGGATGATGGGTGTGATACTAAATTTAATTTGCTTAGTGGTTTTACAACTATTTGTGGAAACAGTTTTTTGTCCTTTGCTGCATCCAGTGAACCTCAGAATGAAGAGAAGGATGATAACCCCAAGTCCCCTATTTCCTCTACCCTCTGCAACAGTAAGAGCACTTATTCATCTACG TGTCCCACAGGTCGTGTATCATTCAAGCTTTATGATTGGAATCCTGCAGAGTTTCCTAGACAACTTCGACACCAA attttcaagtggttGGAGAGTATGCCTGTTGAGTTGGAAGGTTATATTCGGCCTGGCTGTACTTTCATGACTATATTTATTGCCATGCCAGATTTCATGTGGGAGAAG TTATCACAGGACGTGGCTGGCTGTATTGAAAACTTGATTTATGCACCTGAAAGCTTGCTTGTCAGAAGAGGCAACATCCATATTTACCTATGTGACACTATTGTTCAAATTTTGAAAG ATCAAAAGCCTTTGATGAACACCAGGATGGAGGTGCAAGTTCCCAGGCTTCATTATGTTTATCCTACTCTTTTTGAGGCTGGTCGGCCAGTGGAATTTATTGCCTGTGGCACCAATCTGAATCGTGCGAAATTGAG GTTTCTTGTATCTTTTGCAGGAAAGTATCTGGAATTAAGCTCATGTCTTGCCATATCACATCGGATAACTAAACCATGCAATATCAGTGATACGGATCATATTTGTGATGATGAGAATGAGATGTTCCAGATTAATATTCCTCAGACAGATTCTGATGTCTTCGGTCCTGCATTCCTTGAG GTGGAAAACGAATTAGGAGTTTCAAACTTCATCCCTGTACTTTTTGGAAGCAAGCTTATATGTTCAGAGTTTGAGAGGATAAGCAGAGCTATTTTTGATAGCTGCTGTTCTGATGGTATCTACAGGACTACGAATATTGATGCCACTTCATATTCTGGCAATTCTTTCGTTTCGAAACAAATTGGTATCCCAGCACTACTTTTGGACATTGCATGGGTGCTCCAGGAGCCTGGGTTGGAGAAAAGAGAACAACTGCTGAGTTCAACCAGCATTCATAGGCTAGTCAACCTATTGAAGTTCCTGCTACAAATTAAATCTTTGATTCTTATGGAAGTAGTACTACATTATGTAGATGGGATTAATTCGCTAAGCTTACATGAAGTAAATAACACCTTAGATGGTGATTGGTtgctttttttgaattatataaaCCAAGCAAGAGAAGTTCTTTCTCAAAGAACCACACAGCATATGAGATCAGAATCAGGTTCAAGAAACTTGAGCCCCTGCCCTCATTTTTCACAAAGCTCCAGAGAGAATGACACAAAGGATAGTATGCTTTCGGCAAATCAA GAGTTTGTGAGAGAAGACGAAGATAGTGTTGAGCTGACGCTCTCTCCCTCCAATCAAGAGAATCATGAAGCTATTTCGCTGGTGGCAGTGGCGAGAAAGCGTACTTCGATCTGCTGCCAGCTGCAAATTGACGACAGATGGAAGAAGGGTTCATGGGGGAGCACTTTGTTCAGAAAGGCGAGCATGCATGTTGCTCTGGCGGTAGGAGTTGGTGCCATCATATGCTTTGTAGCTTGCCTTACCCTTTTCCACTCTCAGAAAGCTGGTGGTTTTGCGGTATCCATAAGAAGTCATCTGTTTAACCATTAG
- the LOC135585633 gene encoding squamosa promoter-binding-like protein 9 isoform X3 has translation MEAPELLDFAVDDEEDGTLFPAWEFGASDLPTPCPLPATVPPPILPSPRAAAGEGSEPVGKRDPRLLCSNFLEGRVPCSCPAADEVEPAEWGDKPMAGAVGGDRKRARKARATPVAALRCQVPGCEADIGELKGYHRRHRVCLRCACAPCVVLDGQSKRYCLQCGNLYRFHMLSDFEEGKRSCRRKLERHNKRRRRRHTDGVSMMGKEKDPHGSLQMNVSCVDKSMTEMLFGVACHTEEKVINNKPMERKVLHESDDGEPQNEEKDDNPKSPISSTLCNSKSTYSSTCPTGRVSFKLYDWNPAEFPRQLRHQIFKWLESMPVELEGYIRPGCTFMTIFIAMPDFMWEKLSQDVAGCIENLIYAPESLLVRRGNIHIYLCDTIVQILKDQKPLMNTRMEVQVPRLHYVYPTLFEAGRPVEFIACGTNLNRAKLRFLVSFAGKYLELSSCLAISHRITKPCNISDTDHICDDENEMFQINIPQTDSDVFGPAFLEVENELGVSNFIPVLFGSKLICSEFERISRAIFDSCCSDGIYRTTNIDATSYSGNSFVSKQIGIPALLLDIAWVLQEPGLEKREQLLSSTSIHRLVNLLKFLLQIKSLILMEVVLHYVDGINSLSLHEVNNTLDGDWLLFLNYINQAREVLSQRTTQHMRSESGSRNLSPCPHFSQSSRENDTKDSMLSANQEFVREDEDSVELTLSPSNQENHEAISLVAVARKRTSICCQLQIDDRWKKGSWGSTLFRKASMHVALAVGVGAIICFVACLTLFHSQKAGGFAVSIRSHLFNH, from the exons ATGGAGGCCCCGGAGCTTCTTGACTTCGCCGTCGACGACGAGGAAGACGGTACCCTCTTCCCCGCCTGGGAGTTCGGGGCGTCTGACCTCCCGACGCCTTGTCCGCTGCCTGCTACCGTTCCTCCGCCCATCCTTCCGTCGCCCCGCGCTGCGGCCGGAGAGGGGTCAGAGCCGGTTGGGAAGCGAGACCCGAGGCTCTTGTGCTCGAATTTCTTGGAGGGACGGGTCCCTTGCTCGTGTCCGGCGGCGGACGAGGTGGAGCCGGCGGAGTGGGGGGACAAGCCGATGGCGGGCGCCGTTGGAGGCGACCGGAAGCGGGCGAGGAAGGCGCGAGCGACGCCGGTGGCCGCTTTGCGGTGTCAGGTCCCTGGGTGCGAGGCCGATATCGGGGAGCTCAAGGGTTACCATCGGCGGCACCGTGTCTGTCTCCGGTGTGCTTGCGCTCCGTGCGTGGTTCTTGATGGTCAGAGCAAGCGGTACTGTCTGCAATGTGGCAA CCTTTACAGGTTTCACATGCTGTCAGATTTCGAGGAGGGTAAACGTAGCTGTAGAAGAAAATTAGAGCGTCACAATAAAAGAAGGCGGAGAAGACACACTGATGGTGTATCCATGATGGGAAAAGAGAAGGATCCTCATGGAAGCCTGCAAATGAACGTTTCTTGCGTTGATAAATCTATGACAG AGATGTTGTTTGGAGTTGCATGCCACACAGAAGAAAAAGTCATAAACAACAAACCAATGGAGAGGAAAGTTCTACATGAATCGGATGATGG TGAACCTCAGAATGAAGAGAAGGATGATAACCCCAAGTCCCCTATTTCCTCTACCCTCTGCAACAGTAAGAGCACTTATTCATCTACG TGTCCCACAGGTCGTGTATCATTCAAGCTTTATGATTGGAATCCTGCAGAGTTTCCTAGACAACTTCGACACCAA attttcaagtggttGGAGAGTATGCCTGTTGAGTTGGAAGGTTATATTCGGCCTGGCTGTACTTTCATGACTATATTTATTGCCATGCCAGATTTCATGTGGGAGAAG TTATCACAGGACGTGGCTGGCTGTATTGAAAACTTGATTTATGCACCTGAAAGCTTGCTTGTCAGAAGAGGCAACATCCATATTTACCTATGTGACACTATTGTTCAAATTTTGAAAG ATCAAAAGCCTTTGATGAACACCAGGATGGAGGTGCAAGTTCCCAGGCTTCATTATGTTTATCCTACTCTTTTTGAGGCTGGTCGGCCAGTGGAATTTATTGCCTGTGGCACCAATCTGAATCGTGCGAAATTGAG GTTTCTTGTATCTTTTGCAGGAAAGTATCTGGAATTAAGCTCATGTCTTGCCATATCACATCGGATAACTAAACCATGCAATATCAGTGATACGGATCATATTTGTGATGATGAGAATGAGATGTTCCAGATTAATATTCCTCAGACAGATTCTGATGTCTTCGGTCCTGCATTCCTTGAG GTGGAAAACGAATTAGGAGTTTCAAACTTCATCCCTGTACTTTTTGGAAGCAAGCTTATATGTTCAGAGTTTGAGAGGATAAGCAGAGCTATTTTTGATAGCTGCTGTTCTGATGGTATCTACAGGACTACGAATATTGATGCCACTTCATATTCTGGCAATTCTTTCGTTTCGAAACAAATTGGTATCCCAGCACTACTTTTGGACATTGCATGGGTGCTCCAGGAGCCTGGGTTGGAGAAAAGAGAACAACTGCTGAGTTCAACCAGCATTCATAGGCTAGTCAACCTATTGAAGTTCCTGCTACAAATTAAATCTTTGATTCTTATGGAAGTAGTACTACATTATGTAGATGGGATTAATTCGCTAAGCTTACATGAAGTAAATAACACCTTAGATGGTGATTGGTtgctttttttgaattatataaaCCAAGCAAGAGAAGTTCTTTCTCAAAGAACCACACAGCATATGAGATCAGAATCAGGTTCAAGAAACTTGAGCCCCTGCCCTCATTTTTCACAAAGCTCCAGAGAGAATGACACAAAGGATAGTATGCTTTCGGCAAATCAA GAGTTTGTGAGAGAAGACGAAGATAGTGTTGAGCTGACGCTCTCTCCCTCCAATCAAGAGAATCATGAAGCTATTTCGCTGGTGGCAGTGGCGAGAAAGCGTACTTCGATCTGCTGCCAGCTGCAAATTGACGACAGATGGAAGAAGGGTTCATGGGGGAGCACTTTGTTCAGAAAGGCGAGCATGCATGTTGCTCTGGCGGTAGGAGTTGGTGCCATCATATGCTTTGTAGCTTGCCTTACCCTTTTCCACTCTCAGAAAGCTGGTGGTTTTGCGGTATCCATAAGAAGTCATCTGTTTAACCATTAG
- the LOC135585633 gene encoding squamosa promoter-binding-like protein 9 isoform X1, which produces MEAPELLDFAVDDEEDGTLFPAWEFGASDLPTPCPLPATVPPPILPSPRAAAGEGSEPVGKRDPRLLCSNFLEGRVPCSCPAADEVEPAEWGDKPMAGAVGGDRKRARKARATPVAALRCQVPGCEADIGELKGYHRRHRVCLRCACAPCVVLDGQSKRYCLQCGNLYRFHMLSDFEEGKRSCRRKLERHNKRRRRRHTDGVSMMGKEKDPHGSLQMNVSCVDKSMTEMLFGVACHTEEKVINNKPMERKVLHESDDGCDTKFNLLSGFTTICGNSFLSFAASSEPQNEEKDDNPKSPISSTLCNSKSTYSSTCPTGRVSFKLYDWNPAEFPRQLRHQIFKWLESMPVELEGYIRPGCTFMTIFIAMPDFMWEKLSQDVAGCIENLIYAPESLLVRRGNIHIYLCDTIVQILKDQKPLMNTRMEVQVPRLHYVYPTLFEAGRPVEFIACGTNLNRAKLRFLVSFAGKYLELSSCLAISHRITKPCNISDTDHICDDENEMFQINIPQTDSDVFGPAFLEVENELGVSNFIPVLFGSKLICSEFERISRAIFDSCCSDGIYRTTNIDATSYSGNSFVSKQIGIPALLLDIAWVLQEPGLEKREQLLSSTSIHRLVNLLKFLLQIKSLILMEVVLHYVDGINSLSLHEVNNTLDGDWLLFLNYINQAREVLSQRTTQHMRSESGSRNLSPCPHFSQSSRENDTKDSMLSANQEFVREDEDSVELTLSPSNQENHEAISLVAVARKRTSICCQLQIDDRWKKGSWGSTLFRKASMHVALAVGVGAIICFVACLTLFHSQKAGGFAVSIRSHLFNH; this is translated from the exons ATGGAGGCCCCGGAGCTTCTTGACTTCGCCGTCGACGACGAGGAAGACGGTACCCTCTTCCCCGCCTGGGAGTTCGGGGCGTCTGACCTCCCGACGCCTTGTCCGCTGCCTGCTACCGTTCCTCCGCCCATCCTTCCGTCGCCCCGCGCTGCGGCCGGAGAGGGGTCAGAGCCGGTTGGGAAGCGAGACCCGAGGCTCTTGTGCTCGAATTTCTTGGAGGGACGGGTCCCTTGCTCGTGTCCGGCGGCGGACGAGGTGGAGCCGGCGGAGTGGGGGGACAAGCCGATGGCGGGCGCCGTTGGAGGCGACCGGAAGCGGGCGAGGAAGGCGCGAGCGACGCCGGTGGCCGCTTTGCGGTGTCAGGTCCCTGGGTGCGAGGCCGATATCGGGGAGCTCAAGGGTTACCATCGGCGGCACCGTGTCTGTCTCCGGTGTGCTTGCGCTCCGTGCGTGGTTCTTGATGGTCAGAGCAAGCGGTACTGTCTGCAATGTGGCAA CCTTTACAGGTTTCACATGCTGTCAGATTTCGAGGAGGGTAAACGTAGCTGTAGAAGAAAATTAGAGCGTCACAATAAAAGAAGGCGGAGAAGACACACTGATGGTGTATCCATGATGGGAAAAGAGAAGGATCCTCATGGAAGCCTGCAAATGAACGTTTCTTGCGTTGATAAATCTATGACAG AGATGTTGTTTGGAGTTGCATGCCACACAGAAGAAAAAGTCATAAACAACAAACCAATGGAGAGGAAAGTTCTACATGAATCGGATGATGGGTGTGATACTAAATTTAATTTGCTTAGTGGTTTTACAACTATTTGTGGAAACAGTTTTTTGTCCTTTGCTGCATCCAGTGAACCTCAGAATGAAGAGAAGGATGATAACCCCAAGTCCCCTATTTCCTCTACCCTCTGCAACAGTAAGAGCACTTATTCATCTACG TGTCCCACAGGTCGTGTATCATTCAAGCTTTATGATTGGAATCCTGCAGAGTTTCCTAGACAACTTCGACACCAA attttcaagtggttGGAGAGTATGCCTGTTGAGTTGGAAGGTTATATTCGGCCTGGCTGTACTTTCATGACTATATTTATTGCCATGCCAGATTTCATGTGGGAGAAG TTATCACAGGACGTGGCTGGCTGTATTGAAAACTTGATTTATGCACCTGAAAGCTTGCTTGTCAGAAGAGGCAACATCCATATTTACCTATGTGACACTATTGTTCAAATTTTGAAAG ATCAAAAGCCTTTGATGAACACCAGGATGGAGGTGCAAGTTCCCAGGCTTCATTATGTTTATCCTACTCTTTTTGAGGCTGGTCGGCCAGTGGAATTTATTGCCTGTGGCACCAATCTGAATCGTGCGAAATTGAG GTTTCTTGTATCTTTTGCAGGAAAGTATCTGGAATTAAGCTCATGTCTTGCCATATCACATCGGATAACTAAACCATGCAATATCAGTGATACGGATCATATTTGTGATGATGAGAATGAGATGTTCCAGATTAATATTCCTCAGACAGATTCTGATGTCTTCGGTCCTGCATTCCTTGAG GTGGAAAACGAATTAGGAGTTTCAAACTTCATCCCTGTACTTTTTGGAAGCAAGCTTATATGTTCAGAGTTTGAGAGGATAAGCAGAGCTATTTTTGATAGCTGCTGTTCTGATGGTATCTACAGGACTACGAATATTGATGCCACTTCATATTCTGGCAATTCTTTCGTTTCGAAACAAATTGGTATCCCAGCACTACTTTTGGACATTGCATGGGTGCTCCAGGAGCCTGGGTTGGAGAAAAGAGAACAACTGCTGAGTTCAACCAGCATTCATAGGCTAGTCAACCTATTGAAGTTCCTGCTACAAATTAAATCTTTGATTCTTATGGAAGTAGTACTACATTATGTAGATGGGATTAATTCGCTAAGCTTACATGAAGTAAATAACACCTTAGATGGTGATTGGTtgctttttttgaattatataaaCCAAGCAAGAGAAGTTCTTTCTCAAAGAACCACACAGCATATGAGATCAGAATCAGGTTCAAGAAACTTGAGCCCCTGCCCTCATTTTTCACAAAGCTCCAGAGAGAATGACACAAAGGATAGTATGCTTTCGGCAAATCAA GAGTTTGTGAGAGAAGACGAAGATAGTGTTGAGCTGACGCTCTCTCCCTCCAATCAAGAGAATCATGAAGCTATTTCGCTGGTGGCAGTGGCGAGAAAGCGTACTTCGATCTGCTGCCAGCTGCAAATTGACGACAGATGGAAGAAGGGTTCATGGGGGAGCACTTTGTTCAGAAAGGCGAGCATGCATGTTGCTCTGGCGGTAGGAGTTGGTGCCATCATATGCTTTGTAGCTTGCCTTACCCTTTTCCACTCTCAGAAAGCTGGTGGTTTTGCGGTATCCATAAGAAGTCATCTGTTTAACCATTAG
- the LOC135632256 gene encoding nicotianamine aminotransferase 1-like produces MAPTSQGSVVSENKNNAACMPNKPAPTANGATVKCNPCLSENKTSIRGVVAQLLAMVNPEKPLISLGVGDASSFPCFRKGKDFSDSLLAAVSSSMFDCYPPSYGFPFARRAVAEFLSKGVKHGIREDSVYLTVGGTQAIQVCLTVLASPGSNLLLPRPGFPPYETACELAGVEARYYDLKPRRGWEMDLSQLRSLADSNTAGLVIINPNNPCGAVYSSTHLQQIAETARDLNIPIIADEIYGHMVFGGSRFIPMASFAHLTPVITIGALSKRWMLPGWRLGWLAICDPHGLIKQVKVATEMLMNVTSGPASVIQAAVPGILSDSHEEFHRNVLTVLESSLDALYARIGQIKVLQCHSRPQGSMFMMVEINTTLMFGIENDMDFAKELIREESVLVLPGSVIGLKNWIRIFFGIPADVLREACDRIESFCKRRQIKSSSIL; encoded by the exons ATGGCGCCCACATCTCAG GGTTCCGTCGTCTCCGAGAACAAGAACAATGCTGCGTGCATGCCGAATAAGCCGGCGCCGACGGCAAATGGAGCGACGGTGAAGTGCAATCCCTGTTTGTCGGAGAACAAGACGTCCATCAGGGGAGTGGTGGCGCAGCTGCTGGCGATGGTTAATCCGGAGAAGCCGCTGATATCCCTCGGCGTCGGGGACGCCTCCTCGTTCCCGTGCTTCCGGAAGGGGAAGGACTTTTCAGACTCCCTCCTCGCCGCCGTCTCCTCCTCCATGTTCGACTGCTATCCCCCCTCCTACGGCTTCCCCTTTGCCCGCAG GGCGGTGGCGGAATTCCTGTCGAAGGGAGTGAAGCATGGCATCCGGGAGGATAGCGTGTACCTGACGGTGGGAGGGACGCAGGCCATCCAGGTCTGCTTGACGGTGCTGGCGAGCCCCGGCAGCAACCTGCTCCTCCCTCGGCCGGGCTTCCCCCCTTACGAGACCGCCTGCGAGCTCGCCGGCGTCGAGGCCCGGTACTACGACCTGAAGCCCCGGCGTGGCTGGGAGATGGACCTGTCCCAACTCCGCTCCCTGGCCGACTCCAACACCGCCGGGCTGGTCATCATCAACCCCAACAACCCCTGCGGCGCCGTCTACTCCTCCACCCATCTCCAACAG ATCGCCGAGACCGCCAGAGACCTAAACATCCCTATCATCGCCGACGAGATCTACGGGCACATGGTCTTCGGTGGAAGCAGATTCATCCCGATGGCCTCCTTCGCTCACCTGACTCCCGTCATCACCATCGGAGCCTTGTCGAAGCGTTGGATGCTCCCCGGTTGGCGTCTCGGATGGCTCGCCATTTGTGACCCTCATGGGCTTATAAAGCAG GTGAAGGTGGCGACGGAGATGCTCATGAACGTTACTTCGGGACCTGCATCTGTGATTCAG GCAGCAGTTCCTGGAATTCTCTCTGATTCCCATGAAGAGTTCCACAGGAATGTCCTCACGGTGCTGGAATCCTCACTGGATGCCCTTTATGCCAGGATTGGTCAGATCAAAGTCCTCCAGTGCCACTCTCGACCTCAGGGTTCAATGTTCATGATG GTGGAGATCAACACAACACTAATGTTTGGCATTGAGAACGATATGGATTTTGCAAAGGAGCTGATCAGAGAAGAATCTGTGCTCGTGCTGCCAG GCTCTGTCATTGGATTGAAGAACTGGATCAGGATCTTCTTTGGAATTCCTGCAGATGTACTGAGGGAGGCTTGTGACAGGATCGAGTCTTTCTGCAAGAGGAGACAGATTAAGAGCTCAAGCATTCTGTGA
- the LOC103978984 gene encoding uncharacterized protein LOC103978984 isoform X1, which produces MSMTFCYHGPLPLKLRLLTVRAVNSPEPAVDSIDSGSLRLQLLERVDEELKKGNERGALSLINETHGKPGGLRCFGTARQVPQRLYSLDELKLNGIDTSSFLSPIDVTLGSIERNLQLAAVLGGVSAWFALGFSPAQILYFSLGLLFLWSLDLIYFNGGVRNLVLDTIGHKVSQKYHHRVIQHEAGHFLIAYLLGVLPKGYTLSSLEALIKERSLNVQAGTAFVDFEFIEEINTGKVSAKMLNRFSCIALAGVATEYLLFGYSEGGLADIDKLDTLLKSMGFTQKKADSQVRWAVLNTILLLRRHEKARSQLAETMSSGKSVGSCIDAIENSIEAADV; this is translated from the exons ATGAGTATGACATTCTGTTATCATGGCCCTCTTCCTCTCAAATTAAGATTGTTAACTGTCAGAGCTGTAAATTCTCCTGAGCCAGCTGTAGATTCTATTGATTCTGGAAGCTTGCGGTTGCAGCTTTTAGAACGAGTTGATGAGGAGCTAAAGAAGGGAAATGAGAGGGGAGCTCTATCTCTTATCAATGAGACACATGGGAAGCCTGGGGGCCTTCGGTGCTTTGGAACAGCAAGACAG GTGCCACAAAGACTCTACAGCTTGGATGAACTGAAGCTTAATGGAATTgacacttcttcctttttatcacCAATTGATGTAACACTGGGCTCGATAGAGAGAAATCTTCAGCTTGCTGCAGTTTTAGGAGGTGTTTCTGCATGGTTTGCTCTTGGGTTTTCTCCAGCACAGATATTGTATTTTTCACTCGGTTTACTGTTCCTTTGGTCATTAGATTTG ATCTATTTCAACGGAGGAGTCAGGAATTTGGTGCTTGATACCATTGGGCACAAAGTAAGTCAGAAATATCACCACAGAGTTATTCAG CATGAAGCTGGTCATTTTTTAATAGCCTATTTGCTTGGTGTGCTTCCCAAGGGTTATACATTATCAAGCTTAGAAGCGTTAATTAAGGAAAGATCGCTCAATGTGCAAGCTGGCACTGCTTTTGTGGATTTTGAGTTTATTGAAGAA ATAAATACTGGAAAGGTATCAGCGAAG ATGCTGAACAGGTTTTCATGCATAGCGCTGGCAGGAGTAGCCACAGAGTACCTCCTATTTGGGTATTCTGAAGGAGGTCTTGCTGATATCGATAAG TTGGATACATTACTCAAGAGCATGGGTTTCACACAGAAGAAAGCAGATTCTCAGGTAAGATGGGCTGTGCTGAACACAATTTTACTGCTGCGCCGCCATGAAAAAGCTAGATCACAGCTAGCTGAGACAATGTCTTCAGGGAAGTCAGTTGGTTCTTGTATTGATGCAATCGAAAATTCCATTGAAGCTGCAGATGTTTGA
- the LOC103978984 gene encoding uncharacterized protein LOC103978984 isoform X2, translating into MSMTFCYHGPLPLKLRLLTVRAVNSPEPAVDSIDSGSLRLQLLERVDEELKKGNERGALSLINETHGKPGGLRCFGTARQVPQRLYSLDELKLNGIDTSSFLSPIDVTLGSIERNLQLAAVLGGVSAWFALGFSPAQILYFSLGLLFLWSLDLIYFNGGVRNLVLDTIGHKVSQKYHHRVIQGYTLSSLEALIKERSLNVQAGTAFVDFEFIEEINTGKVSAKMLNRFSCIALAGVATEYLLFGYSEGGLADIDKLDTLLKSMGFTQKKADSQVRWAVLNTILLLRRHEKARSQLAETMSSGKSVGSCIDAIENSIEAADV; encoded by the exons ATGAGTATGACATTCTGTTATCATGGCCCTCTTCCTCTCAAATTAAGATTGTTAACTGTCAGAGCTGTAAATTCTCCTGAGCCAGCTGTAGATTCTATTGATTCTGGAAGCTTGCGGTTGCAGCTTTTAGAACGAGTTGATGAGGAGCTAAAGAAGGGAAATGAGAGGGGAGCTCTATCTCTTATCAATGAGACACATGGGAAGCCTGGGGGCCTTCGGTGCTTTGGAACAGCAAGACAG GTGCCACAAAGACTCTACAGCTTGGATGAACTGAAGCTTAATGGAATTgacacttcttcctttttatcacCAATTGATGTAACACTGGGCTCGATAGAGAGAAATCTTCAGCTTGCTGCAGTTTTAGGAGGTGTTTCTGCATGGTTTGCTCTTGGGTTTTCTCCAGCACAGATATTGTATTTTTCACTCGGTTTACTGTTCCTTTGGTCATTAGATTTG ATCTATTTCAACGGAGGAGTCAGGAATTTGGTGCTTGATACCATTGGGCACAAAGTAAGTCAGAAATATCACCACAGAGTTATTCAG GGTTATACATTATCAAGCTTAGAAGCGTTAATTAAGGAAAGATCGCTCAATGTGCAAGCTGGCACTGCTTTTGTGGATTTTGAGTTTATTGAAGAA ATAAATACTGGAAAGGTATCAGCGAAG ATGCTGAACAGGTTTTCATGCATAGCGCTGGCAGGAGTAGCCACAGAGTACCTCCTATTTGGGTATTCTGAAGGAGGTCTTGCTGATATCGATAAG TTGGATACATTACTCAAGAGCATGGGTTTCACACAGAAGAAAGCAGATTCTCAGGTAAGATGGGCTGTGCTGAACACAATTTTACTGCTGCGCCGCCATGAAAAAGCTAGATCACAGCTAGCTGAGACAATGTCTTCAGGGAAGTCAGTTGGTTCTTGTATTGATGCAATCGAAAATTCCATTGAAGCTGCAGATGTTTGA